One genomic window of Deinococcus deserti VCD115 includes the following:
- a CDS encoding HU family DNA-binding protein, producing MLLTMTKKSAKAPAKKPAASAKAAPKKGAVAAESNKVAKTQLVEMVADRTGLTKKQSEEAVSTMLESIVGALREGKSVGMPGLGTLSVKQTAARTGVRPGTSEKIQIPAGKKVAFKVASTLKGNL from the coding sequence ATGCTGCTCACCATGACGAAAAAGTCTGCGAAAGCCCCCGCCAAGAAGCCCGCTGCCAGCGCCAAGGCTGCCCCCAAGAAGGGTGCTGTGGCCGCTGAGAGCAACAAGGTCGCCAAGACCCAGCTCGTGGAAATGGTCGCCGACCGCACCGGCCTGACCAAGAAGCAGAGCGAGGAAGCCGTCAGCACCATGCTGGAGAGCATCGTGGGCGCCCTGCGTGAAGGCAAGAGCGTCGGCATGCCCGGCCTCGGAACCCTGAGCGTCAAGCAGACCGCCGCCCGTACCGGCGTGCGCCCCGGCACCAGCGAGAAGATCCAGATTCCCGCCGGCAAGAAAGTGGCCTTCAAGGTCGCCAGCACCCTCAAGGGCAACCTGTAA
- a CDS encoding histidine phosphatase family protein, translating into MSELILVRHGQATPFEADTDRLSSLGEEQARVVGAALRAEGVMPTHVLHGPLVRQRRTAQLAGAADWPAPQEDARLAEYDGDGLIRTLAPMLAARDPEFAALGEAFAAQQGGGPERNRAFQKYLETLAAQWQAGSVTHPEVEGWAAFQARVRAVMGDILKFPPGSTVLAVTSGGVIGLSVALALGAPDAAALALNWRVRNGSVTRFTFGGGRISLDSFNEIHHLETALRSWR; encoded by the coding sequence ATGAGTGAACTGATTCTGGTCCGGCATGGGCAGGCCACACCCTTTGAAGCCGACACCGACCGGCTCTCCAGCCTGGGCGAGGAGCAGGCCCGCGTGGTGGGCGCCGCCCTCCGTGCTGAGGGCGTCATGCCCACCCACGTGCTGCATGGACCACTGGTGCGTCAGCGGCGCACCGCCCAGCTGGCAGGAGCGGCCGACTGGCCGGCGCCCCAGGAGGACGCCCGGCTGGCCGAATATGACGGTGACGGGCTGATTCGCACGCTGGCACCTATGCTCGCGGCGCGCGACCCGGAGTTCGCCGCTCTTGGAGAGGCCTTCGCCGCGCAGCAGGGAGGAGGACCTGAGCGCAACCGCGCCTTTCAGAAGTACCTCGAAACCCTGGCTGCCCAGTGGCAGGCCGGCTCGGTGACCCACCCGGAAGTCGAGGGCTGGGCGGCCTTCCAGGCGCGTGTTCGCGCGGTCATGGGTGACATTCTGAAATTTCCGCCGGGAAGCACCGTGCTCGCCGTGACCAGCGGCGGCGTGATCGGCCTCAGCGTGGCGCTGGCCCTCGGTGCCCCGGATGCGGCAGCGCTGGCCCTGAACTGGCGGGTCCGCAACGGCAGCGTGACGCGCTTTACCTTTGGTGGCGGGCGGATCAGCCTGGATTCGTTCAACGAGATTCATCATCTGGAGACCGCGCTCCGGTCATGGCGCTGA
- a CDS encoding long-chain fatty acid--CoA ligase, whose amino-acid sequence MTDSTVPTRYWPPHKPRTLTLPQTGLMHNLRVTSDRYPFKTALWHYGRSVSYRELREQAERLAGHLASQGVRKGDRVAVWMQNSPAWAVSAHAVWHLGAVVVPLAPMLQAREFGFFLQDAGIQVGIVGAELYEKAKQAGLGHVVAANIMLGTDRETARIPLPEGLDVTPSLQPGDVTLEEALQHAAAPAADVSSDDLCVMPYTSGTTGLPKGCMHTHGSVQANVFGAGVWVDGNVEDRSLAALPFFHVTGFVNSLLTMLNAGGTVYIMSRWDRDAARQLIRDHQITLWTNTPTMIVDLMASPTFDAADLKSVRNITGGGASLPQAIGQRLLDLTGIKYIEGYGLTETMAQSHTNPKDRQKLQCMGIPLFNVDARIMDFDSGTELPAGQVGEVIIHGPQVMQGYWNRQDDTANAFITIDGKAFFRTGDLGYMDDEGYFFFTDRLKRMVNVSGMKVWPAEVENKLHDHPAVQEACVIALPDERTGERAQALIVLKAGHQITAEELQDWAREQMATYKVPRDYQFVDSLPRSPTGKVAWRQLQEQARLQLQST is encoded by the coding sequence ATGACTGATTCCACGGTACCCACCCGCTACTGGCCCCCCCACAAGCCCCGCACCCTGACCCTGCCGCAGACCGGCCTGATGCACAACCTGCGGGTGACCTCGGACCGCTACCCGTTCAAGACGGCGCTGTGGCACTACGGCCGCAGCGTGTCGTACCGCGAACTTCGCGAGCAGGCCGAACGCCTCGCAGGTCATCTGGCCAGCCAGGGTGTCCGGAAGGGTGACCGTGTCGCGGTCTGGATGCAGAACAGCCCGGCGTGGGCAGTCAGCGCCCACGCCGTGTGGCACCTGGGCGCCGTGGTCGTTCCGCTGGCCCCCATGCTTCAGGCGCGCGAGTTCGGATTTTTCCTGCAGGACGCCGGGATTCAGGTGGGCATTGTCGGCGCCGAGCTGTACGAGAAGGCCAAGCAGGCCGGGCTGGGCCATGTCGTTGCCGCCAACATCATGCTCGGCACCGACCGCGAGACGGCGCGCATTCCTCTGCCCGAGGGCCTGGACGTCACCCCCTCGCTGCAACCGGGCGACGTGACCCTGGAAGAAGCGTTGCAGCACGCCGCCGCGCCCGCAGCGGACGTCAGCAGCGACGACCTGTGTGTCATGCCCTACACCTCCGGCACCACCGGCCTGCCTAAAGGCTGCATGCACACGCACGGCAGCGTGCAAGCCAATGTATTCGGGGCCGGCGTGTGGGTGGACGGCAACGTCGAGGACCGCTCGCTGGCCGCGCTGCCTTTCTTTCACGTCACCGGCTTCGTCAACAGCCTGCTGACGATGCTGAACGCTGGCGGGACCGTTTACATCATGTCGCGCTGGGACCGCGACGCCGCGCGGCAGCTGATCCGTGATCACCAGATCACGCTGTGGACCAATACGCCCACCATGATCGTGGACCTGATGGCCTCGCCCACCTTTGACGCGGCGGACCTGAAAAGCGTCCGCAACATCACAGGCGGCGGCGCGAGCCTGCCTCAGGCTATTGGTCAACGGCTTCTGGACCTGACCGGGATCAAGTACATCGAGGGCTACGGCCTGACCGAGACCATGGCGCAGTCGCACACCAACCCCAAAGACCGCCAGAAGCTGCAGTGCATGGGCATTCCGCTGTTCAATGTGGACGCCCGCATCATGGATTTTGACAGCGGCACCGAGCTGCCAGCCGGGCAGGTGGGCGAAGTGATTATTCATGGCCCGCAGGTGATGCAGGGCTACTGGAACCGGCAGGACGACACGGCCAACGCGTTTATCACGATTGACGGCAAAGCATTTTTCCGCACGGGTGACCTGGGCTACATGGACGATGAGGGCTACTTCTTCTTCACCGACCGCCTCAAGCGCATGGTGAACGTCTCGGGCATGAAGGTCTGGCCCGCAGAAGTGGAAAACAAGCTGCACGACCACCCGGCGGTGCAGGAAGCGTGCGTGATTGCCCTGCCCGACGAGCGCACTGGCGAACGGGCCCAGGCATTGATTGTCCTGAAGGCCGGGCATCAGATCACGGCCGAGGAACTGCAGGACTGGGCGCGTGAGCAGATGGCAACCTACAAGGTCCCGCGCGACTACCAGTTCGTCGACAGCCTGCCGCGTAGCCCCACCGGTAAGGTGGCGTGGCGTCAGCTGCAGGAACAGGCCAGGCTTCAGCTGCAGAGCACCTGA
- a CDS encoding phosphotransferase family protein: MTRPDSAPMRPGEELPLDRLREALRGRLPGDLEALSAEQFPGGFSNLTYLLRAGEQEYVLRRAPLGPVAKGAHDMAREYHLLERIHPVLPVAPRPEVLIEDPEVLGTPFYLMERRRGEVVRSSLPAAFAANADAPRQLSEALVDTLSDLHAVDIDAAGLRAIGRPEGFNTRQVQGWAGRWRRARELLQDSGDLPPPHDLHDEDVIAWLEAHTPAESAHTLVHNDFKLDNLMFDPADPSRVVALLDWEMTTVGDPLVDLGLTLTYWTMPEQPGGASNRIGAAGADQGYLSREAFIARYAQRTGRTVTPQSVTWYEVLGHFKLAVIVLQIFARYRAGQTNDPRFAPLAGQAEWLIREAWSRIQALEGAGPS, encoded by the coding sequence GTGACCCGTCCTGACTCCGCGCCTATGCGCCCCGGCGAGGAGCTGCCCCTCGACCGGCTGCGCGAGGCCCTGCGTGGCCGCCTTCCGGGTGACCTGGAAGCCCTGAGTGCCGAGCAGTTTCCCGGAGGCTTTTCCAACCTGACCTACCTGCTGAGAGCCGGTGAACAGGAATACGTGTTGCGCCGCGCACCGCTGGGGCCCGTCGCCAAGGGCGCGCACGACATGGCCCGCGAGTACCACCTGCTTGAGCGGATTCATCCGGTGCTGCCGGTCGCCCCGCGCCCGGAAGTGCTGATCGAGGACCCGGAGGTCCTGGGCACACCCTTCTACCTCATGGAGCGCCGCCGCGGCGAGGTGGTGCGCTCGTCGCTGCCGGCCGCGTTCGCCGCGAATGCGGACGCTCCACGGCAGCTCTCCGAAGCACTCGTAGACACGCTCTCGGACCTGCATGCCGTGGATATCGACGCGGCCGGGCTGCGGGCCATCGGACGCCCCGAGGGCTTTAACACCCGGCAGGTCCAGGGCTGGGCCGGCCGCTGGCGCCGGGCGCGGGAGCTGCTGCAAGACAGTGGCGACCTGCCTCCTCCGCACGACCTGCATGACGAGGACGTCATTGCCTGGCTGGAAGCCCATACCCCGGCCGAGAGCGCCCACACGCTCGTGCACAACGACTTCAAGCTCGACAACCTGATGTTCGACCCGGCCGACCCCTCGCGGGTGGTGGCGCTGCTGGACTGGGAAATGACCACCGTGGGCGATCCGCTGGTGGACCTGGGCCTGACCCTGACCTACTGGACCATGCCTGAGCAGCCGGGCGGGGCCAGCAACCGCATCGGCGCAGCAGGAGCAGACCAGGGTTACCTGAGCCGAGAGGCGTTTATTGCCCGCTACGCGCAGCGCACCGGGCGGACAGTCACGCCGCAGTCGGTGACCTGGTACGAGGTGCTGGGCCACTTCAAGCTGGCCGTGATTGTGCTGCAGATCTTCGCGCGTTACCGCGCCGGCCAGACCAATGATCCCCGCTTTGCGCCACTGGCTGGTCAGGCCGAGTGGCTGATCCGCGAAGCCTGGAGCCGCATTCAGGCGCTGGAGGGCGCAGGGCCGTCATGA
- a CDS encoding gamma-glutamyl-gamma-aminobutyrate hydrolase family protein: MSARPLIGLSTSQPQEAALGRLFNGTSRRYAEGVEAVGGLPLLLPTLVDLADTYAAKVDAVLLTGGVDVHPRHFGEVPTRGLGDVDEERDAFETALYRAARALGKPVFGICRGAQMINVLEGGTLWQHLPDAAEFWVDHSQMARPPALGHEVTFTSGTRLYAAHGERAYINSYHHQALKQLAPTLRVAATAPDGLVEAVEGDGLIAVQWHPEMLLPAHPHALGTFQAFMTLLS, translated from the coding sequence ATGTCTGCACGCCCTCTGATAGGCCTGAGCACCTCACAACCCCAGGAGGCTGCGCTGGGCCGACTGTTCAACGGCACGTCGCGCCGCTACGCCGAAGGCGTGGAAGCCGTCGGCGGCCTGCCGCTGCTGCTGCCCACCCTGGTTGATCTGGCCGACACCTACGCTGCAAAGGTGGACGCGGTCCTGCTGACCGGCGGGGTAGACGTCCACCCGCGTCATTTCGGAGAGGTGCCCACGCGGGGCCTGGGAGATGTGGATGAGGAGCGCGACGCCTTTGAAACCGCGCTGTACCGTGCGGCTCGCGCCCTGGGCAAGCCCGTGTTCGGCATCTGCCGGGGCGCCCAGATGATCAACGTCCTCGAGGGCGGCACCCTCTGGCAGCACCTGCCGGACGCTGCCGAGTTCTGGGTGGATCACTCCCAGATGGCCCGGCCTCCCGCTCTGGGGCATGAGGTGACCTTCACCTCCGGAACGCGGCTGTACGCCGCTCACGGTGAACGGGCGTATATCAACTCCTACCATCATCAGGCGCTCAAGCAGCTGGCTCCCACCCTGCGTGTGGCCGCCACGGCTCCCGACGGACTGGTCGAGGCTGTGGAAGGCGACGGCCTGATCGCGGTGCAGTGGCACCCGGAGATGCTGCTGCCGGCCCACCCGCACGCGCTGGGCACGTTTCAGGCCTTCATGACCCTGCTGAGCTGA